Proteins encoded within one genomic window of Haladaptatus sp. QDMS2:
- a CDS encoding DoxX family protein: MSINAPNTFESQIAGVTVTGKAHSLSAWFVLALRLVIGFAFLYTGLEKVLNGFSAAGYLGNVAAANGNPLEGMFLWMSQTPWFVDFVNVAVPWGEVFIGLGLMVGLLTRLAAFFGAFMMLMFYFGNWNMAHGFINSDFMYMLVFLAVAAFGAGRILGLDAFVERYEIDGTALIEKYPALDYILG; this comes from the coding sequence ATGTCCATCAACGCCCCTAACACGTTCGAGAGCCAGATCGCTGGCGTCACCGTCACCGGGAAAGCTCACAGCCTCAGCGCGTGGTTCGTCCTCGCGCTCCGCCTCGTCATCGGTTTCGCGTTCCTTTACACCGGCCTCGAAAAGGTTCTCAACGGCTTCAGCGCCGCAGGATATCTCGGAAACGTCGCCGCAGCAAACGGAAATCCCCTTGAGGGAATGTTCCTCTGGATGAGCCAGACGCCCTGGTTCGTCGACTTTGTGAACGTCGCGGTTCCGTGGGGTGAAGTGTTCATCGGCCTTGGCCTCATGGTTGGCCTCCTGACCCGCCTCGCGGCGTTCTTCGGCGCGTTCATGATGCTCATGTTCTACTTCGGCAACTGGAACATGGCCCACGGGTTCATCAACAGCGACTTCATGTACATGCTGGTCTTCCTCGCGGTGGCCGCGTTCGGTGCGGGTCGCATCCTCGGCCTCGACGCGTTTGTCGAGCGCTACGAGATCGATGGCACGGCTCTCATCGAGAAGTACCCCGCCTTGGACTACATCCTCGGGTGA
- a CDS encoding halocyanin domain-containing protein, with protein sequence MATALSTNTIGRRRFLQAATAATVGGSLLASARPAAAQDGTSLTEWFSNVSNYNGITDERGTPRVLVSVGAAGNGGGFAFSPPAVRIDPGTTVVWTWTGEGGFHNVVATDGAYKSELVEEAASTFEHTFESEGVSTYVCGPHEAMGMKGAIIVGDIKVIASPPQPAVTFATREPVYGDWFNDVDNFEGTADMRGQTEVRVQVGAEGNGGEFAVSPPAIHVDPGTTVIWEWVGEGGPHKVTLEDGSQASPSQSTGEWGLVFDGVGISKYACEPHRAQGMKGAVVVGDVFEGVYDLSPVSLSVFGGLGMALLSPLAFGLFLRLRGDRKARHRY encoded by the coding sequence ATGGCCACAGCACTCTCAACAAACACGATTGGGCGGCGTCGCTTTTTGCAGGCTGCGACCGCGGCAACGGTCGGTGGGTCGCTGCTTGCGTCAGCGCGTCCAGCGGCCGCACAGGATGGAACCAGTCTCACCGAGTGGTTCTCGAACGTTTCTAACTACAACGGCATCACAGACGAGCGTGGCACCCCTCGCGTGCTAGTCTCGGTTGGTGCAGCGGGGAACGGTGGTGGCTTCGCTTTTTCGCCGCCAGCGGTTCGCATCGATCCTGGAACGACCGTCGTCTGGACGTGGACTGGTGAGGGTGGCTTCCACAACGTCGTGGCCACCGACGGAGCGTACAAAAGCGAGCTGGTCGAGGAGGCAGCCAGCACCTTCGAGCACACCTTCGAGAGCGAGGGTGTCTCGACCTACGTCTGTGGTCCACACGAGGCGATGGGCATGAAGGGGGCGATAATCGTTGGGGATATCAAAGTCATCGCCTCACCGCCACAACCAGCGGTTACCTTCGCCACCCGCGAACCCGTTTACGGCGATTGGTTCAACGACGTGGACAACTTCGAAGGAACTGCCGACATGCGCGGTCAAACTGAGGTTCGAGTGCAAGTCGGTGCGGAAGGGAACGGTGGTGAATTCGCCGTTTCCCCACCCGCTATTCACGTCGACCCCGGTACCACGGTCATCTGGGAATGGGTTGGTGAGGGTGGCCCGCACAAAGTGACGCTCGAAGACGGGAGCCAGGCTAGCCCCTCGCAGTCGACCGGCGAGTGGGGTCTCGTCTTCGACGGCGTTGGAATCAGCAAGTACGCCTGTGAACCACACCGAGCACAGGGAATGAAAGGTGCTGTTGTCGTCGGTGACGTCTTCGAGGGCGTATACGATCTCTCTCCAGTCTCCCTCAGCGTATTCGGTGGACTCGGCATGGCGCTCCTCTCACCGCTCGCCTTTGGTTTGTTCTTGCGACTACGAGGCGACCGCAAGGCTCGTCACAGGTATTGA
- a CDS encoding transposase, producing MYYAYKYRLKPSDAHREELDRHRDICRQLYNHALYRFDQIPEDAGTLNQRVRSIRDEIPSLKEWWDSLSDVYSTVLQTAVMRIEQNVKGLSKLKENGYRVGQLTWKPPREFRSFTYSQSGFKLDKKGGQTVLSLSKLADVPIRLHRDIPDDAKLKQVTVKKEPTGEWFATFGVETPDDPPAKPENPEKCVGIDVGILTYAHDTDGTAVGSLDHSDERERLEREQRKLSRKEHGSANYETQRRRVAECHADLRRKRRDFLHKLSNYYAKEYDLVAVEDLNVKGMMQFNSNSRNRASAAWSTFLRMLEYKCEREGTHFISVDPRNTTKECAACGVKSDKPLWVREHSCPSCSFTADRDWNAAWNILRRGIKQLGAGRSESTPVETALPTGTTSVPAKRVLEAGSPTLKRESQDER from the coding sequence ATGTACTACGCCTACAAGTACCGTCTCAAGCCGTCCGACGCCCACCGAGAGGAGTTGGACCGCCACCGAGACATTTGTAGGCAACTCTACAACCACGCGCTCTACCGCTTCGACCAAATACCCGAGGACGCAGGCACGCTCAATCAGCGTGTTCGGTCCATCCGAGACGAGATTCCATCCCTGAAAGAGTGGTGGGACAGCCTCTCGGACGTGTACTCGACAGTTCTACAAACAGCGGTCATGCGAATCGAGCAGAACGTCAAAGGACTCTCCAAACTCAAGGAGAATGGCTATCGCGTTGGTCAACTCACGTGGAAGCCGCCACGGGAGTTCCGCAGTTTCACGTACAGTCAGTCTGGCTTCAAGCTCGACAAGAAGGGCGGTCAGACTGTCCTATCACTCTCGAAACTCGCGGACGTACCAATTCGGCTTCACCGAGATATTCCCGACGACGCGAAACTCAAGCAGGTCACGGTCAAGAAGGAACCGACGGGCGAATGGTTCGCTACGTTCGGCGTCGAAACCCCTGACGACCCGCCTGCGAAACCCGAGAATCCCGAGAAGTGCGTCGGTATCGACGTTGGGATTCTCACGTACGCCCACGACACCGACGGCACGGCGGTCGGATCACTCGACCACTCGGACGAACGTGAACGCTTGGAACGAGAGCAACGGAAACTCTCGCGGAAGGAACACGGCTCTGCCAACTACGAGACACAACGGCGTCGGGTCGCGGAGTGTCACGCCGACCTCCGACGGAAGCGCCGCGACTTTTTGCACAAACTCTCGAACTACTACGCAAAAGAGTACGACCTCGTAGCGGTCGAAGACTTGAACGTGAAGGGGATGATGCAGTTCAACTCAAACTCGCGTAACCGAGCATCCGCCGCATGGAGCACTTTTCTTCGGATGCTCGAATACAAATGCGAGCGAGAAGGAACGCACTTCATCTCGGTTGACCCACGAAACACGACCAAAGAGTGCGCCGCGTGTGGAGTGAAAAGCGACAAGCCATTGTGGGTCCGTGAACACTCCTGTCCCTCGTGTAGCTTCACCGCAGACAGGGATTGGAACGCGGCGTGGAATATCCTTCGGCGTGGAATCAAGCAGTTAGGAGCGGGACGCTCCGAATCAACGCCTGTGGAGACTGCGCTCCCTACGGGAACCACTTCGGTTCCTGCAAAGCGCGTCTTGGAAGCAGGAAGCCCCACCCTCAAGCGCGAGTCGCAAGACGAGCGGTAG